Proteins encoded in a region of the Synechococcus sp. BIOS-U3-1 genome:
- a CDS encoding molybdopterin synthase catalytic subunit — MVGTKPVDLEIVIAEQPLLGFSQLDGWLRSQRDAATAMFMGRVRDVAMDGRPLEALELSHYPGLCERLIEVSTRELLEKHDARAALVLHRVGRLLPGELIVLVAISADRRGPSQRCCTELLEALKHDAPFWKREWSHGVGTWLSENTPL; from the coding sequence ATTGTGGGAACGAAGCCGGTTGACCTTGAGATTGTCATTGCTGAGCAACCCCTTTTGGGTTTCTCACAGCTCGACGGCTGGTTGCGTTCCCAGAGGGATGCCGCCACAGCGATGTTCATGGGCCGCGTGCGCGACGTTGCCATGGATGGGCGACCGCTGGAGGCCCTTGAGCTCAGCCACTATCCAGGATTGTGCGAGCGTTTGATTGAGGTTTCTACCCGCGAACTGCTGGAGAAACACGATGCCCGTGCTGCGCTAGTGCTGCACCGTGTAGGTCGGTTGCTGCCCGGCGAGCTGATTGTTTTGGTGGCGATTAGTGCTGATCGACGTGGGCCTTCACAACGCTGCTGCACCGAGTTGCTTGAGGCGCTAAAGCATGACGCTCCTTTCTGGAAGCGGGAATGGAGCCATGGCGTGGGCACCTGGTTATCGGAGAACACACCGCTGTGA
- a CDS encoding MoaD/ThiS family protein, translating to MNQRQPDAPHSVKVLLFASLRDQAGWSDRCVALHAPAVQTAREIWNQLELGDLPQVVLVAINQDIVSADHPVQAGDELAFLPPFTGG from the coding sequence ATGAACCAGAGGCAACCCGATGCGCCACATTCGGTGAAGGTGTTGTTGTTTGCCTCACTGCGGGACCAGGCGGGTTGGTCTGATCGTTGTGTTGCACTGCATGCGCCGGCTGTGCAGACAGCCAGAGAGATCTGGAATCAGCTTGAACTGGGTGACTTACCCCAGGTGGTGCTTGTTGCCATCAACCAGGACATCGTCAGCGCCGACCACCCAGTGCAAGCGGGCGATGAACTGGCTTTTCTGCCGCCGTTTACCGGAGGTTGA
- the moaB gene encoding molybdenum cofactor biosynthesis protein B, with protein sequence MLSIALLTISDSRTLENDPSGDLLQQRLIDAGHQLQTRSICPDDRYQIRALVSQWIADSAVDVVLTTGGTGLTGRDGSPEAIGPLLDKTIDGFGELFRMLSFQTIGTSSLQSRCLAGVANGTFIFVLPGSQDAVTTAWERLISAQLNSETRPCNLAQLKSRLKESAHQPPT encoded by the coding sequence GTGCTGTCCATTGCCCTGCTGACGATTTCAGACAGTCGGACCCTGGAGAACGACCCGAGCGGAGATCTGCTTCAACAACGACTGATCGATGCCGGTCATCAATTGCAGACTCGTTCAATCTGTCCCGACGACCGCTATCAGATTCGAGCGCTCGTCAGCCAATGGATCGCCGATTCAGCCGTTGACGTGGTGCTCACCACCGGCGGCACAGGCCTGACGGGACGCGACGGCAGCCCTGAAGCGATCGGCCCCTTGCTGGACAAGACCATCGATGGGTTCGGTGAACTGTTCCGGATGCTCTCGTTCCAGACCATCGGCACAAGCAGCCTGCAGAGTCGCTGCCTCGCCGGAGTGGCCAACGGTACGTTCATTTTCGTTCTGCCTGGATCGCAGGATGCCGTCACCACAGCCTGGGAGCGACTGATCTCAGCCCAGCTGAACAGCGAAACCCGCCCCTGCAATCTGGCGCAGCTCAAATCACGGCTAAAGGAATCCGCACATCAGCCACCAACCTGA
- the cobA gene encoding uroporphyrinogen-III C-methyltransferase encodes MTTAELTGTVYLVGAGPGDPDLLTVRAHRLLGRCDALVYDSLVPREVLDLVPENCERHFVGKRRGHHSVPQPSTNAVLVKLAARHRCIVRLKGGDPFLFGRGGEEAAHLVKHGVSVQVVPGVTAGIAAPAYAGIPVTHRRAGSSVTFVTGHEEIDKRRPSVNWRSLATASDGLVIYMGLHNLPKIAAELEAGGLSAETPVAVIQQGTVAGQRCLKATLSDVAARTRSEGFASPSVIVVGDVVKEQVESCAPQPADVTMPIPF; translated from the coding sequence GTGACGACTGCTGAACTCACCGGAACCGTTTATCTCGTCGGTGCAGGCCCTGGAGACCCCGATCTACTCACCGTGAGGGCTCATCGCCTGTTGGGTCGTTGTGACGCTTTGGTTTACGACTCTCTGGTTCCTCGGGAGGTTCTTGATCTGGTGCCCGAGAACTGCGAACGTCATTTCGTGGGCAAGCGACGTGGGCATCATTCCGTACCGCAGCCAAGCACCAATGCAGTGCTGGTGAAGCTGGCTGCTCGTCACCGCTGCATTGTGCGTCTCAAGGGCGGGGATCCCTTTCTGTTCGGACGCGGTGGTGAGGAAGCTGCGCATCTGGTGAAACACGGCGTTTCGGTTCAGGTGGTGCCAGGGGTGACCGCTGGAATCGCCGCACCCGCCTACGCCGGGATTCCTGTGACACATCGTCGAGCCGGTTCTTCCGTCACCTTTGTGACCGGTCATGAGGAGATCGACAAGCGCCGCCCCAGTGTGAATTGGCGTTCACTGGCCACAGCCAGTGATGGTCTGGTGATTTACATGGGCCTGCACAACCTGCCGAAGATCGCTGCTGAGTTGGAGGCAGGTGGTCTCAGTGCGGAGACCCCAGTGGCTGTGATTCAGCAGGGGACTGTGGCCGGGCAGCGTTGTCTCAAGGCGACTCTCTCTGACGTGGCAGCGCGCACCCGCAGTGAAGGCTTTGCCTCCCCCTCCGTGATTGTGGTTGGAGATGTGGTGAAGGAGCAGGTGGAATCCTGTGCGCCACAGCCGGCCGATGTCACCATGCCGATCCCGTTCTGA
- a CDS encoding DNA mismatch repair protein MutS gives MTAVSSSIDPWPLLRNSDLGCQRAIRLVVHGRSGGVVPESLIEFHRALQQRRQAPVQLEVLTADSPPVSPEQPSWLVPLLLWPGSHARADVPEIKNRMQREGAEVSLLPFLGSLQWWWTLVAEALQPFAAQGSVLVHHPLSSEEADRFLLELSQRMGLPLLSFDDWSDYQKSHPEAHPLMLALAPNRMTEALSEAGGLPPLLDLALIRQGLIDLLAALP, from the coding sequence ATGACAGCAGTCAGTTCGAGTATCGATCCGTGGCCATTGCTACGGAACAGCGATTTGGGTTGTCAGCGAGCGATCAGGTTGGTTGTGCATGGGCGTTCCGGTGGTGTCGTGCCTGAATCGCTGATCGAATTTCATCGGGCACTCCAGCAGCGTCGTCAGGCTCCTGTACAGCTGGAGGTACTCACTGCAGATTCACCACCAGTGAGTCCCGAGCAACCGAGTTGGTTGGTCCCCTTGTTGTTGTGGCCGGGGTCCCACGCGCGTGCGGATGTGCCTGAGATCAAAAATCGAATGCAGCGTGAAGGTGCCGAAGTCTCGCTGCTTCCTTTTCTTGGTTCCTTGCAGTGGTGGTGGACTCTTGTTGCTGAAGCGCTTCAGCCCTTTGCTGCTCAGGGCTCGGTTCTGGTTCATCACCCATTGAGTTCCGAAGAGGCCGATCGTTTCCTTCTGGAGTTGTCCCAGCGCATGGGGCTGCCGTTGCTGTCCTTCGACGATTGGTCTGACTATCAGAAAAGCCATCCCGAGGCTCACCCACTGATGCTTGCGCTGGCCCCCAATCGCATGACGGAGGCACTGAGCGAGGCTGGAGGTCTTCCACCGCTTCTAGACCTAGCTCTGATTCGTCAGGGCCTGATCGACTTGCTTGCCGCTCTGCCGTGA
- a CDS encoding ferredoxin--nitrite reductase, protein MTTSSPSRPYLDGKKLNKIEQNKSAKDGLLVGSEIEKFAEMGWEQVDETDLQLRLKWYGMFWRPKTPGKFMLRLRVPNGVLSAQQLRVVGSIVERYGDNGSCDITTRQNLQLRGVLLGDLPEILKRLEEADLSTIQSGFDNPRNVTGNPIAGIDPNEILDTRPYTDELENFLTNHHKGNPEYSNLPRKWNTAVAGAKDNFLLHNDIAFHPVEKDGVMGFGIWIGGILSSQKNAYAIPMNAWVKPEDICRMTDTVIRLWRDNGERNKRPKGRFRMYLDEVGHDNFRDQVEEQFGPLTPDPGSVFNTTPRSHYGIHPQKQDGLVFAGLHVPVGRLTAQDLHDLATASITYGSGEVRLTEDQNVIIVGLPQAQVEAFESDPLLQRFPLNPGAISAGTVSCTGSTYCGFALTNTKDQALAAAKQLDQELDLPEELKIHWTGCPNSCGQAYMGAIGLTGAKAKNSEGKTDDGYTMTLGGSQGPNPTVGELHQKAIPAENIKEVLREVLIERFGAKPRK, encoded by the coding sequence ATGACGACTAGCTCTCCTTCCAGGCCATATCTGGATGGCAAGAAGCTGAATAAAATCGAACAAAACAAGTCGGCCAAAGATGGTCTATTGGTCGGTAGCGAAATTGAGAAATTTGCTGAAATGGGGTGGGAGCAGGTTGATGAAACTGACCTTCAACTTCGACTCAAATGGTATGGAATGTTTTGGCGGCCTAAAACACCCGGAAAATTCATGCTGCGCCTGCGTGTTCCTAACGGTGTGCTCTCAGCTCAACAATTGCGAGTTGTCGGCTCCATTGTTGAGCGCTACGGCGATAATGGCAGTTGTGACATCACCACCAGGCAAAACCTGCAACTGAGGGGAGTGCTTCTTGGTGACCTACCGGAAATCCTCAAGCGCCTTGAAGAAGCTGATCTGAGTACGATCCAGTCGGGTTTCGATAATCCTCGCAATGTCACCGGAAACCCAATCGCGGGGATTGATCCCAATGAAATCCTTGACACCAGGCCTTACACAGATGAACTTGAAAACTTTTTAACCAATCACCATAAGGGCAATCCTGAATATTCCAATCTTCCCAGAAAATGGAATACGGCAGTTGCCGGTGCAAAAGACAATTTCCTTCTTCATAATGACATTGCCTTCCACCCCGTTGAAAAAGATGGTGTGATGGGTTTCGGCATATGGATTGGCGGCATTCTTTCCTCACAGAAGAATGCCTATGCCATTCCCATGAATGCCTGGGTCAAGCCAGAAGACATTTGCCGGATGACAGATACTGTGATTCGCCTCTGGAGAGATAATGGAGAGCGCAACAAGCGCCCTAAAGGTCGATTCAGAATGTATCTCGATGAAGTTGGTCACGACAACTTCCGCGATCAAGTTGAAGAACAATTCGGACCGCTAACACCTGATCCCGGGTCAGTCTTTAACACCACTCCCCGATCGCACTACGGCATTCATCCGCAGAAACAGGACGGACTAGTGTTTGCTGGACTGCACGTTCCGGTTGGTCGACTGACAGCTCAGGATCTCCATGACTTAGCTACAGCGAGCATCACCTACGGAAGTGGAGAAGTACGGCTAACCGAAGATCAGAACGTGATCATCGTTGGACTACCGCAAGCACAGGTCGAAGCCTTTGAAAGTGATCCACTGCTTCAGCGGTTTCCACTCAATCCTGGCGCCATTTCGGCAGGTACTGTGTCTTGCACAGGAAGTACCTATTGCGGATTTGCACTCACCAACACCAAGGATCAAGCCTTGGCCGCGGCCAAACAACTCGATCAGGAGCTTGATCTACCTGAGGAATTAAAGATTCACTGGACAGGTTGCCCCAACAGTTGCGGTCAGGCCTACATGGGTGCAATTGGCTTAACAGGAGCCAAAGCCAAAAACAGTGAGGGCAAAACAGATGATGGATACACGATGACTCTGGGTGGATCCCAAGGACCCAATCCAACTGTGGGTGAATTACATCAGAAGGCCATTCCGGCTGAAAACATCAAAGAGGTTCTTCGCGAAGTTCTGATTGAGAGATTTGGTGCAAAGCCGCGAAAATAA
- a CDS encoding formate/nitrite transporter family protein codes for MDYVLPNELVDGMIGAGGKKSTVSVKNLLLRGFYSGAILGLAVILALTVGLKSGQPWLGSLLFPFGFASIVLFGMELVTGNFALLPMATWAGKSTWGATFRNWCWVWLGNWIGTAVVAVLMAISLTSGGTVDPASAAEGGGMWQQVAAKIIGLNKANVVVKYENLQSLGFFLAIVRGLIANWLVCLGVTMALVSKSVPGKILACWLPITAFQSMGMEHIVVNQFLHTAGPILGSGVPYWKCIFWNFLPVTIGNIIGGMVFIGMLFYSTHRTNIGNVLPSEHDDKLERELAAELGAR; via the coding sequence ATGGACTACGTACTTCCCAACGAACTTGTCGACGGCATGATCGGTGCCGGCGGCAAAAAATCCACCGTCAGTGTCAAAAACCTGTTGCTTAGGGGATTTTATTCAGGAGCAATCCTCGGCCTGGCCGTGATCCTTGCACTCACTGTGGGGCTTAAAAGTGGGCAACCATGGCTTGGCTCGCTGCTCTTCCCATTCGGTTTCGCCAGCATCGTTCTGTTTGGCATGGAGTTAGTCACGGGCAACTTTGCCCTGCTACCAATGGCCACCTGGGCTGGCAAAAGCACCTGGGGAGCCACCTTCCGAAATTGGTGCTGGGTGTGGTTGGGAAACTGGATCGGAACTGCTGTTGTGGCAGTTCTGATGGCCATCAGCCTTACAAGTGGAGGAACTGTTGACCCAGCATCAGCTGCTGAGGGTGGCGGGATGTGGCAACAGGTCGCTGCAAAAATCATCGGGCTAAATAAAGCCAATGTTGTTGTCAAATATGAGAATCTTCAGTCTCTTGGCTTCTTCCTGGCCATTGTTCGAGGCTTAATCGCCAACTGGCTGGTTTGTCTGGGTGTGACGATGGCCCTGGTCAGTAAAAGTGTTCCTGGAAAGATTCTGGCGTGCTGGCTGCCAATCACAGCCTTCCAATCGATGGGCATGGAGCACATCGTGGTGAACCAGTTCTTACACACCGCAGGACCAATCCTTGGTTCTGGAGTTCCCTACTGGAAATGCATTTTCTGGAACTTCCTGCCCGTCACCATTGGCAACATCATTGGCGGCATGGTCTTTATCGGAATGCTCTTCTACAGCACCCACCGCACCAACATTGGAAACGTGCTGCCAAGCGAGCACGATGACAAACTGGAACGCGAACTGGCCGCTGAACTCGGCGCCCGCTGA
- a CDS encoding HEAT repeat domain-containing protein: MNEAVFWERLSKSRRAPLEPEWLEKVYSPCFSIELRRALCEKLGMLAEQGWPIIERLIQRHGALPDLVLAAGLCHQPGARDWLLDQLKNSSELAEVNLCILEALSCWGADVPAHVVQECLHHPGQNHRLAGLQLVGFRSHSLSDDELLKFCTEALSDFRDPVVIAAIRVLQRRDGAIISEHLSNLCKTGSDDVAAAAFRALGCIATPISQRYLKELSETLSSESRKQLACQQLQQQFRI, encoded by the coding sequence GTGAATGAAGCCGTTTTCTGGGAGCGGCTTTCAAAATCACGACGTGCTCCACTTGAGCCCGAATGGCTGGAGAAGGTTTACTCGCCCTGTTTTTCAATTGAACTTCGCCGTGCTCTCTGCGAAAAACTTGGAATGCTGGCTGAACAAGGCTGGCCAATCATTGAACGATTGATTCAGCGGCATGGAGCACTTCCCGATCTTGTCCTGGCAGCTGGACTGTGCCACCAGCCAGGAGCGAGGGACTGGCTGCTTGATCAACTGAAAAACAGCTCTGAATTAGCTGAAGTCAATCTTTGCATCCTTGAGGCCTTGTCTTGCTGGGGTGCAGATGTTCCAGCACATGTAGTGCAGGAGTGCTTGCATCACCCCGGTCAAAATCATCGCTTGGCGGGATTGCAGTTAGTGGGTTTCCGATCTCACAGCCTGAGTGACGACGAATTGCTCAAGTTCTGCACTGAAGCCCTTAGCGATTTCCGGGATCCAGTGGTAATTGCCGCAATTCGAGTGTTGCAACGCAGAGATGGCGCAATCATCAGCGAACACTTATCGAATCTATGTAAAACCGGATCCGACGATGTCGCTGCCGCAGCTTTCCGGGCCCTTGGCTGCATTGCAACTCCGATTAGTCAGCGATACCTGAAAGAGCTTAGTGAAACGCTCAGCAGTGAGTCACGAAAACAACTTGCCTGCCAACAGTTGCAGCAGCAATTTCGAATCTGA
- the cynS gene encoding cyanase, with the protein MSTPSLAAPSPATLTASLMAAKKAKGMSFADLEAALGLDEVWIASLFYGQATASTVEAEKLASLLSLDPAITAAIQEFPTKGSLEPVIPTDPLIYRFYEIMQVYGMPLKDVIQEKFGDGIMSAIDFTLDVDKIEDPKGDRVQITMCGKFLPYKKW; encoded by the coding sequence ATGTCCACGCCATCACTTGCAGCCCCTTCGCCGGCTACATTGACTGCCTCGTTGATGGCTGCCAAAAAAGCGAAGGGAATGAGTTTCGCCGATCTTGAGGCGGCTCTTGGGCTTGACGAAGTGTGGATTGCCTCTCTGTTCTATGGACAGGCCACAGCCTCTACTGTTGAGGCGGAGAAGCTGGCGTCCTTGTTGTCCTTAGACCCCGCTATTACAGCTGCAATTCAGGAGTTTCCGACCAAAGGCAGCCTTGAGCCGGTGATTCCAACCGATCCCCTGATTTATCGCTTTTACGAGATCATGCAGGTGTATGGCATGCCGCTGAAGGATGTGATTCAGGAAAAGTTTGGCGATGGAATCATGAGTGCTATCGATTTCACCCTGGATGTGGACAAAATTGAAGACCCGAAGGGTGATCGTGTTCAGATCACGATGTGCGGAAAGTTCCTTCCCTATAAAAAGTGGTAA
- a CDS encoding cyanate hydratase, producing MNTLFRTLATLLNRQNQNSSFTTSLVLERLYYADGRHNTSHPQHGSFDGLSVLA from the coding sequence ATGAACACTCTTTTCCGCACTCTCGCCACACTGCTGAATCGCCAGAATCAAAATTCAAGCTTCACCACAAGCTTGGTGCTTGAGCGCCTCTATTACGCCGATGGTCGCCACAACACCAGCCATCCACAGCACGGAAGCTTCGATGGACTTTCCGTACTCGCGTGA
- a CDS encoding anthranilate phosphoribosyltransferase family protein — MKRPLQPLANNVCNGRERFKQHLRKVGSGEHTSKGLSREEAADAMALMLREEATPAQIGAFLIAHRIRRPEPQELTGMLDTYRSLGPVVHSPADQRRPLCFGMPFDGRSRTAPIYPLTSLVLVACGQPVVLQGGDRMPIKYGITALELFRLLGLNLGGLPLSSVQEGFNTHGFALIHQSDHFAIAETLIDYREQLGKRPPVASLELLWTAHQGDHLLVSGFVHPPTESRAWEALRLAGETDLLTVKGLEGGTDLPIGRACITARVRDGQPERLILHPRDHGCHNADIEWSSESAWKSQALEALSNRGPLSEALRWNAGAYLWNAGLSESLDSGIERATTVLEQGRALDQLDQLRSLPSALCIR, encoded by the coding sequence ATGAAGAGACCGCTGCAGCCCTTGGCAAACAATGTCTGCAACGGTCGTGAACGCTTCAAACAGCATCTGCGCAAAGTCGGGAGCGGCGAACACACCAGCAAGGGCTTGAGTCGAGAAGAGGCTGCCGATGCAATGGCACTCATGCTCAGGGAGGAGGCCACACCGGCACAGATTGGCGCTTTCCTGATTGCCCACCGCATTCGCCGGCCGGAGCCCCAAGAGCTCACCGGCATGCTCGACACCTATCGATCGTTGGGGCCCGTTGTTCACAGCCCTGCGGATCAGAGAAGACCGCTCTGCTTCGGCATGCCATTTGACGGTCGGTCAAGAACTGCGCCCATCTATCCACTCACCAGCCTGGTGCTGGTGGCTTGCGGTCAACCGGTCGTCCTTCAGGGGGGTGACCGCATGCCAATCAAATACGGCATCACAGCCCTCGAGCTCTTCCGCCTCTTGGGTCTGAATCTGGGTGGACTGCCCCTCAGCAGCGTTCAGGAAGGGTTCAACACGCATGGCTTCGCGCTCATCCATCAATCGGATCATTTCGCGATCGCGGAAACACTGATTGATTACCGCGAGCAGCTGGGCAAACGGCCACCGGTGGCCAGCCTCGAGCTCTTATGGACTGCTCACCAGGGAGACCACCTTCTGGTGAGTGGGTTCGTACACCCACCAACCGAAAGCCGGGCCTGGGAAGCGCTCAGGCTCGCCGGCGAAACCGACCTGCTCACTGTGAAAGGCCTCGAAGGAGGAACAGACCTTCCCATCGGTCGGGCCTGCATCACGGCCCGAGTCCGCGATGGTCAGCCTGAACGTCTGATCCTTCACCCCCGCGATCACGGATGCCACAACGCAGACATCGAATGGTCTTCGGAAAGCGCCTGGAAGAGCCAGGCCCTCGAGGCGCTTAGCAACCGTGGTCCGCTCAGCGAAGCTCTGCGCTGGAATGCGGGTGCCTATCTCTGGAATGCTGGCCTAAGCGAGAGTCTTGACTCGGGGATTGAGAGGGCCACCACAGTGCTGGAACAAGGTCGGGCCCTAGATCAGCTCGATCAACTGCGCAGCCTGCCAAGTGCTTTGTGCATCAGATAA
- a CDS encoding GNAT family N-acetyltransferase → MALRLIVPADENLLREIYADAIESQGPQLYSDQQVMSWAALAWLPGVLDQTLKEGSGWISGEDAAFAIRHPQDRLALLYCRGRSARQGHGKALLERLEADAIADGVRSLRTEASQFSRPLFERYGWRVVAPETITIAGVSFERYLMHKALGRLRS, encoded by the coding sequence ATGGCCCTGCGATTGATCGTTCCAGCCGATGAGAACCTCCTGCGGGAGATCTATGCCGATGCCATTGAAAGTCAGGGCCCACAGCTGTATTCGGATCAGCAGGTGATGTCCTGGGCAGCACTCGCCTGGTTGCCGGGTGTGTTGGATCAAACTTTGAAGGAGGGCTCCGGATGGATCAGTGGCGAGGATGCCGCCTTTGCTATTCGGCATCCACAGGACCGGCTTGCCCTTCTGTATTGCCGGGGCCGGTCGGCACGTCAGGGCCACGGCAAAGCGCTCCTAGAGAGACTTGAAGCTGATGCGATCGCGGATGGCGTCAGATCTCTGCGCACCGAAGCCAGTCAGTTCAGTCGCCCGTTGTTCGAGCGTTACGGCTGGAGAGTTGTTGCTCCAGAAACAATCACAATCGCTGGAGTGTCTTTTGAGCGTTATCTGATGCACAAAGCACTTGGCAGGCTGCGCAGTTGA
- a CDS encoding MFS transporter produces MADAYGNVSLTCPAAALQQPRVPTLLSAFLTLLNDRLSESIVFPLLPFLLASFNADGRTLGLLAGSYALAQFAATPLIGALSDRFGRRPVIATCVAGSVLGLGLFALTVSMDWPKGATLPLVLLFGARLIDGVSGGTAATAGAVLADITPEEQRARAFGLIGVAFGLGFIIGPFVGGQLARINVTVPIWVATGFALFNLLVVLGLLPETHPRSARQAMPRKRDLNPFAQIAKVIGNPAVGRLCLSFFLFFLAFNGFTAILVLYFKQRFDWGPELATTAFLIVGVVATVVQGGLIGPLVKQLGEWKLTLIGLGLVILGCLLIPSTSPEQAQLGVFSSVAILATGTGLVTPSLRSLVSRRLDSEGQGTALGSLQALQSLGSFLGPPLAGLSYDLLGQISPFVGSACLLIMVMLLVGGSPLPSRTQ; encoded by the coding sequence ATGGCCGATGCCTATGGGAATGTGAGTCTCACCTGCCCAGCGGCTGCCTTGCAGCAACCACGTGTCCCCACTCTGCTCAGCGCCTTTCTGACGCTGCTCAATGACCGACTCAGCGAAAGCATCGTCTTCCCACTGCTGCCGTTCCTGCTGGCGAGCTTCAACGCCGATGGGCGCACACTGGGACTGCTGGCCGGCAGCTACGCACTCGCGCAGTTTGCTGCCACACCCCTAATCGGAGCCCTCAGTGATCGCTTCGGCCGCCGGCCAGTGATCGCCACCTGCGTTGCAGGCTCGGTGCTGGGTCTGGGCCTGTTCGCCCTCACCGTGAGCATGGACTGGCCCAAAGGCGCCACTTTGCCGCTCGTGCTGCTGTTCGGCGCTCGCCTCATCGATGGTGTGAGCGGCGGAACAGCAGCCACCGCTGGAGCGGTGCTGGCTGATATCACTCCGGAGGAACAACGGGCACGCGCTTTCGGCTTGATCGGTGTGGCCTTTGGTCTCGGCTTCATCATCGGACCGTTCGTGGGAGGACAGCTCGCCCGAATCAACGTGACCGTGCCGATCTGGGTGGCCACCGGTTTCGCCCTGTTCAACCTGCTGGTGGTGCTGGGTTTGCTTCCTGAGACCCATCCCCGCTCGGCGCGCCAAGCCATGCCGCGCAAACGAGACCTCAACCCCTTTGCCCAGATCGCCAAGGTGATTGGCAACCCCGCTGTCGGACGACTCTGTCTCAGCTTCTTCCTGTTCTTTCTGGCCTTCAACGGCTTCACCGCCATCCTGGTGCTCTATTTCAAACAGCGCTTCGACTGGGGACCAGAGCTCGCCACGACCGCCTTCCTGATTGTGGGTGTGGTGGCCACCGTGGTGCAGGGAGGCCTGATCGGTCCCCTCGTGAAACAACTCGGGGAATGGAAACTGACCCTGATCGGTCTGGGCTTGGTGATCCTTGGATGCCTGCTGATTCCCTCGACATCTCCTGAACAAGCACAGCTCGGCGTGTTCAGTTCCGTGGCCATCCTCGCCACAGGAACAGGATTGGTGACCCCCAGCCTGCGCAGCCTGGTGTCTCGCCGCCTTGACTCCGAGGGCCAGGGCACGGCATTGGGCAGTCTTCAGGCCTTGCAGAGCCTGGGGAGTTTCCTAGGACCACCCCTGGCCGGACTCAGCTACGACCTCTTAGGACAAATCAGTCCTTTCGTTGGCAGTGCCTGTCTGCTGATCATGGTGATGCTGCTGGTGGGAGGCAGCCCGCTGCCCTCCAGAACGCAATGA